Proteins encoded together in one Rubripirellula reticaptiva window:
- a CDS encoding heavy metal translocating P-type ATPase encodes MSLIPASSETTKSAHDNQVRRVELDCVHCGLPTPCMSDTDPATVFCCNGCRGAYELIHGWGLDDYYALRNQVSGAAAAPAAGEKSRYDAFDSDAFLGASAPRIGGDGIATAELAVHGLHCAACAWLIENAAARAPGWRVARVKMSDHTLRVMFNPKQIVLSDIARLMDRLGYEIAPLSAKRNDHFRLENRRLLMQIAIAGFCAMNAMWIAVALYAGDASGVDPGQRFFLRMIGTGLGMAAVAIPGRTFFKGAIASLRTRTPHMDLPVALGLSVGTIAGVTSALTGVGDVYFDSLAVLVFLLLIGRWIQFHQQHRAAKAVDLLLRITPIHAQRLTTDGKPEWVLVDTLKPADVIRVSPGESISADGRIVAGQSMLDRSLLTGESRSVAANCGDEVSAGTLNLVRPIDVEVVATGRDSRIGKVMQSVEAAASEKTPVVQLADRIGGVFVVVVTVLAMLVLAGWWASGWAVAASHATSLLIVACPCALALATPLAIAVSLGRAAKRKILIRDGSSLQQLSKPGALWFDKTGTLTQGRPQAELVLGTDEVVRMAAQVEFGCCHPTAEAIVRYACLGTNERDHRDTGVEVHRSGVAGVVDHHRVLVGSVLFIEHQGCLIGQSVHDAVQRTLAIGASPVVIAVDSEAVCVMGVSDPLRPQAAETIAQLTRQGFTIGILSGDHPDIVRRVASRVGIDRSRVHGGLSPEDKLRIVRNRDDGHVVMVGDGANDAAALAAADVGIAVRGGAEVSLQAAPVFIASGDLASIVDLMSGARRTSWLISTAFAVSLSYNLVAVGLAMAGRISPLLAAILMPISSVSVLSLTLLWPTFPKPTGFRSTSPKTRPGTDPSFDQPSEKS; translated from the coding sequence ATGTCTTTGATCCCCGCATCATCTGAAACGACGAAGTCTGCTCATGACAATCAAGTTCGTCGTGTGGAACTGGATTGCGTTCACTGTGGGCTGCCGACACCTTGCATGTCGGACACCGATCCGGCAACCGTGTTTTGCTGTAACGGTTGCCGCGGCGCGTACGAGTTGATTCACGGCTGGGGGCTGGATGATTACTACGCCCTTCGCAATCAGGTGTCGGGGGCTGCCGCCGCGCCGGCCGCCGGCGAAAAGTCCCGTTACGACGCGTTTGATAGTGATGCGTTCTTGGGCGCTTCGGCGCCTCGTATCGGTGGTGACGGAATCGCAACGGCGGAATTGGCGGTCCATGGGCTGCACTGTGCCGCCTGTGCATGGTTGATTGAAAATGCGGCCGCGAGAGCGCCGGGATGGCGAGTCGCGCGAGTGAAGATGAGCGATCATACGTTGCGAGTCATGTTCAACCCGAAGCAAATCGTGCTAAGCGATATTGCGCGGTTGATGGATCGGCTGGGCTATGAAATTGCCCCGTTGTCGGCCAAACGCAATGACCACTTTCGCTTGGAAAACCGGCGACTTTTGATGCAGATCGCAATCGCAGGCTTCTGTGCGATGAACGCGATGTGGATCGCCGTTGCGTTGTATGCCGGCGATGCGTCGGGCGTTGATCCGGGACAGCGGTTCTTTTTGCGAATGATCGGAACCGGTTTGGGGATGGCTGCGGTCGCGATCCCTGGGCGTACGTTCTTCAAAGGCGCGATTGCGTCGCTGCGCACGCGAACGCCGCATATGGATTTGCCCGTCGCGCTGGGGTTGTCGGTGGGGACAATCGCCGGCGTGACTAGCGCGTTGACTGGCGTGGGCGATGTCTACTTTGATTCGTTGGCGGTGTTGGTGTTTCTGTTGCTGATCGGGCGTTGGATTCAGTTTCATCAGCAACACCGTGCCGCGAAGGCTGTCGATTTGTTGTTGCGGATTACGCCGATCCATGCTCAGCGATTGACCACCGATGGCAAGCCCGAATGGGTGTTGGTCGACACGTTGAAGCCGGCGGATGTGATTCGTGTATCGCCGGGCGAGAGCATTTCGGCTGACGGGCGAATTGTGGCTGGCCAGTCCATGCTGGACCGTTCTCTGTTAACGGGCGAGAGTCGTTCGGTGGCCGCAAATTGTGGTGATGAAGTTTCGGCAGGCACTTTGAATTTGGTTCGACCGATCGACGTCGAAGTGGTGGCAACTGGGCGAGACAGTCGAATCGGAAAGGTCATGCAGTCGGTTGAAGCGGCCGCTTCGGAAAAGACGCCGGTAGTTCAGTTGGCTGACCGCATTGGTGGTGTCTTTGTGGTCGTCGTCACGGTCTTGGCGATGTTGGTGTTGGCCGGATGGTGGGCGTCGGGATGGGCGGTCGCCGCATCGCACGCAACATCGCTGTTGATTGTGGCCTGCCCGTGTGCACTCGCCCTGGCGACTCCCTTGGCGATCGCGGTTTCGCTGGGCCGCGCTGCCAAACGCAAGATTTTGATTCGTGACGGTTCGTCGTTGCAACAATTGTCAAAGCCGGGCGCGTTATGGTTCGACAAGACTGGCACTTTGACTCAAGGCCGCCCGCAGGCTGAGTTGGTGTTGGGAACGGACGAAGTCGTCCGCATGGCGGCGCAAGTCGAATTTGGCTGTTGTCATCCAACTGCCGAGGCCATCGTTCGATATGCATGCTTGGGGACCAATGAACGTGATCATAGAGACACGGGCGTCGAGGTCCATCGTAGTGGTGTGGCTGGGGTCGTTGATCATCACCGAGTATTAGTTGGCAGCGTCTTGTTCATTGAGCATCAAGGTTGCTTGATCGGTCAGTCCGTTCACGATGCTGTCCAACGGACGCTTGCGATCGGTGCCAGTCCTGTGGTGATTGCCGTCGATAGCGAAGCCGTATGTGTGATGGGCGTTTCGGACCCATTGCGGCCCCAAGCTGCCGAGACGATTGCGCAGTTGACGCGGCAAGGGTTCACGATTGGCATCTTGTCGGGCGACCATCCGGACATCGTGCGGCGAGTCGCCAGCCGTGTCGGTATCGATCGTTCGCGTGTCCACGGTGGCTTGTCACCCGAAGACAAATTGAGAATCGTGCGGAACCGTGATGATGGGCATGTCGTCATGGTGGGGGATGGAGCAAACGATGCCGCGGCATTGGCGGCAGCCGACGTCGGTATCGCGGTGCGGGGCGGCGCGGAGGTGAGTTTGCAGGCGGCACCGGTTTTCATTGCGTCGGGTGATCTGGCCAGCATCGTCGATCTGATGTCGGGGGCTCGTCGCACGTCATGGTTGATTTCCACTGCGTTTGCCGTTTCGCTTAGTTATAATTTAGTGGCCGTCGGGTTGGCGATGGCAGGGCGGATCAGCCCGCTGTTGGCCGCGATCTTGATGCCCATCAGTTCGGTGTCGGTATTGTCGCTCACCTTGTTGTGGCCTACGTTTCCAAAGCCAACTGGTTTTCGGTCGACGTCACCCAAGACTCGTCCCGGCACTGATCCTAGTTTCGATCAACCGTCTGAAAAATCATGA
- a CDS encoding sulfite exporter TauE/SafE family protein encodes MWILITAVVTASLLGSMHCVGMCGPLAMWASGIGDKAPRRTVVMSTAMYHVGRMLTYVLAGLIAGGIGSAIDVGGSWIGIQVAAARVVGGLMVIVGALKLWTLIRGQSKEAHPPKPSRIGGVLVKMRPYLFRLPPVSRALATGLLTTLLPCGWLYLFALFAAGTASPVMGAVVMFAFWVGTVPALTALVAGSLWLSRRFTMVIPAAAAVLLITTGCFTASGRGFANLESLAALRASVNLGDAGLDPLSLVDHVNDSAAKPLPCCCEGEKTCDAEVAVP; translated from the coding sequence ATGTGGATTCTGATCACCGCCGTCGTCACCGCTAGTCTGCTGGGTAGCATGCACTGTGTCGGTATGTGTGGTCCGTTGGCGATGTGGGCCAGTGGCATCGGTGACAAAGCGCCACGTCGCACTGTGGTTATGTCGACTGCGATGTATCACGTCGGCCGCATGTTGACCTACGTTTTGGCTGGTTTGATTGCCGGCGGAATTGGAAGTGCGATTGATGTCGGCGGTAGTTGGATTGGCATCCAAGTCGCTGCCGCGCGAGTCGTGGGCGGATTGATGGTGATCGTTGGTGCGTTGAAATTATGGACGTTGATTCGTGGTCAGTCCAAGGAAGCGCATCCGCCGAAGCCGTCTCGGATTGGCGGCGTGTTGGTCAAAATGAGACCGTATCTGTTTCGATTGCCGCCGGTCAGTCGCGCTCTTGCAACCGGACTGTTGACGACGTTGTTGCCATGTGGATGGTTGTACTTGTTCGCGTTGTTCGCGGCCGGGACGGCTAGCCCGGTCATGGGTGCAGTTGTGATGTTCGCGTTCTGGGTCGGCACGGTTCCGGCGCTAACAGCGCTAGTTGCGGGTTCCCTGTGGCTGTCGCGTCGGTTCACGATGGTGATCCCTGCTGCGGCCGCGGTCTTGTTGATCACAACAGGATGCTTCACGGCATCGGGCCGCGGATTTGCCAACCTCGAATCGCTTGCGGCTTTGCGTGCGTCGGTCAATCTTGGCGATGCAGGTTTGGATCCGTTGTCTTTGGTCGATCACGTGAATGATTCCGCAGCCAAACCGCTGCCGTGTTGTTGTGAAGGTGAAAAAACTTGTGATGCGGAAGTAGCCGTACCTTAA
- a CDS encoding FixH family protein: MQTEKAKSEFAAERSARRFWVSLVVVLLGLQLVIGFVAIRLATGDPTVAVVPDYHNEALDWDMTRREVMAAERMGWSVEIEASDVSDGNGFRATEVSVTDESGNPVDDLRIVGSVYHHARASDIERFELPSVGKGRYLTLAPMARPGLWQVEIFIEGAEVPMRKSVEIDIPTT; the protein is encoded by the coding sequence ATGCAAACTGAAAAAGCTAAATCCGAATTTGCTGCGGAACGAAGTGCGAGACGATTCTGGGTTTCACTAGTAGTGGTGCTATTGGGATTGCAGCTCGTGATTGGTTTCGTCGCCATTCGCTTGGCAACGGGCGATCCAACGGTTGCAGTGGTGCCGGACTACCATAACGAGGCGTTGGATTGGGACATGACCCGGCGCGAGGTGATGGCCGCAGAACGTATGGGATGGTCGGTAGAAATCGAAGCATCGGATGTGTCTGACGGCAATGGATTTCGCGCGACCGAGGTGTCGGTAACTGACGAGTCTGGCAACCCGGTCGACGACCTGCGAATCGTTGGGAGCGTCTATCACCATGCTCGAGCTTCGGACATTGAGCGTTTTGAATTGCCGTCGGTTGGAAAAGGGCGATACTTAACTCTTGCACCGATGGCTCGTCCGGGACTCTGGCAAGTCGAGATCTTCATCGAGGGTGCCGAGGTGCCGATGAGGAAGTCGGTTGAAATCGATATCCCAACTACCTAA
- the ccoG gene encoding cytochrome c oxidase accessory protein CcoG — protein sequence MSLPISLGNASCQGCGSGRGGCDPRATTMHSSSGGGGSSNSALLDSPDHVLSTLEADGSRRWLRPKLSPGGWWKKRRVVAYVLMVVFVLVPHLRVFGKPLILMDIVAREFTVFGRTFYPTDTVLLALLMLTVFISIVLLTAISGRAWCGWACPQTVYMEFLFRPIDRFFEGTVGKGGKPKSGRNGFLQVARVAVYLVLCMFLAHTFLAYFVGTEKLSTWIFRSPIQHPAAFLVMAGTTGLMMFDFLFFREQMCLIACPYGRFQSVMLDEQSLIVAYDPVRGEPRKKGKRVVDEATGKMAGDCVDCNQCVVVCPTGIDIRDGLQMECINCTQCIDACDSVMDKVGSARGLIRYSSQDGIARKPKKLVRARTIIYPLILSVVLGGFLFALGVKSGFDARVIRGKGNPFTVAGDGLVSNSFHLRLVNRTGETQSYALQMVSPQGTLLDVIDAEKLTLEPGDSKLVPFSLRFPARATFGDGNELATLKVSDASENERMMEFRILGPRT from the coding sequence ATGTCGTTGCCAATTTCGTTGGGCAATGCGTCTTGCCAAGGTTGTGGTTCCGGACGAGGCGGGTGTGATCCTCGAGCGACGACGATGCATTCTTCGTCGGGTGGGGGAGGTAGCTCGAATTCGGCGTTGCTGGATTCGCCCGATCATGTGCTAAGCACGTTAGAAGCCGACGGTAGTCGACGTTGGTTGAGGCCAAAACTATCGCCTGGTGGCTGGTGGAAAAAACGCCGCGTCGTCGCCTACGTTTTGATGGTGGTGTTCGTCCTGGTGCCTCACCTACGGGTGTTTGGCAAGCCGCTGATTTTGATGGACATCGTGGCTCGCGAGTTCACCGTTTTTGGACGGACGTTTTATCCCACCGACACAGTCCTGTTAGCGCTGTTGATGCTGACGGTGTTCATCTCGATTGTGCTGTTGACTGCGATTTCGGGTCGCGCTTGGTGCGGTTGGGCTTGTCCGCAAACGGTCTACATGGAGTTCTTGTTCCGTCCGATCGATCGGTTCTTTGAAGGGACAGTTGGTAAGGGCGGCAAGCCAAAGAGTGGTCGAAACGGATTCTTGCAGGTCGCGCGAGTCGCGGTCTACTTGGTGCTCTGTATGTTTTTGGCGCACACGTTCCTGGCTTATTTTGTCGGTACCGAAAAACTTTCGACTTGGATCTTCCGTTCGCCGATACAGCACCCTGCTGCATTCTTGGTGATGGCGGGTACAACAGGTTTGATGATGTTTGATTTTCTGTTCTTCCGGGAACAGATGTGCTTGATCGCTTGCCCGTATGGGCGGTTCCAGTCAGTGATGTTGGACGAGCAATCGTTGATCGTGGCATACGATCCCGTTCGCGGCGAACCACGCAAAAAAGGTAAACGTGTCGTCGACGAAGCGACGGGGAAAATGGCCGGTGATTGTGTTGACTGCAATCAGTGCGTCGTTGTCTGCCCGACTGGGATCGACATTCGTGACGGGCTGCAAATGGAATGCATCAATTGCACTCAGTGCATCGATGCTTGTGATTCAGTGATGGACAAAGTTGGCTCGGCGAGAGGTTTGATCAGGTACAGTTCGCAAGACGGGATCGCACGCAAACCCAAGAAGTTGGTTCGTGCTCGAACGATCATTTACCCGCTGATCTTGTCGGTGGTGCTTGGCGGTTTCCTGTTTGCTTTGGGTGTGAAGTCCGGATTTGATGCACGGGTGATTCGCGGCAAAGGCAATCCATTCACGGTCGCTGGCGACGGTCTAGTTTCGAACTCGTTCCATTTGCGATTGGTCAATCGAACGGGCGAGACCCAGTCTTATGCACTGCAGATGGTTTCGCCCCAAGGAACGTTGCTTGACGTGATCGACGCCGAAAAGCTGACTCTTGAACCAGGTGATTCAAAACTAGTACCGTTTAGTTTGCGGTTCCCTGCCCGGGCGACGTTCGGCGATGGGAACGAGTTGGCAACGTTGAAGGTCAGCGATGCAAGTGAAAACGAACGAATGATGGAATTCCGCATCCTTGGACCGCGAACGTAA
- a CDS encoding cbb3-type cytochrome c oxidase N-terminal domain-containing protein, producing the protein MSKSQSNGTNSSDESLIMDHAYDGIEEYDNPLPGWWKWLFVGCIAFSPFYWMFYHGGAAGRSVEDQYGIALAANTRLQFAEIGELSPDEATIVKYMHKDSWVKVGESVFKANCISCHGRDGEGKIGPNLTDEMFKNVNKIEDIAKVINEGAGGGAMPKWSNRLHPNEVVLVSAYVASLRGKDLAGRIPEGKKIAEWPAAPPEEDEEEKEE; encoded by the coding sequence ATGAGTAAATCTCAATCAAACGGCACGAACAGTTCCGATGAATCGCTGATCATGGATCACGCGTACGACGGAATCGAAGAGTATGACAATCCGCTGCCGGGATGGTGGAAGTGGTTGTTCGTCGGATGCATAGCGTTCAGCCCGTTCTACTGGATGTTCTATCACGGCGGCGCGGCCGGACGCAGCGTCGAGGACCAGTATGGCATTGCCTTGGCTGCGAACACGCGATTGCAATTTGCAGAGATCGGAGAACTGAGTCCCGATGAAGCAACGATCGTGAAGTACATGCACAAGGACAGTTGGGTGAAGGTCGGCGAGTCGGTCTTCAAAGCCAACTGCATTTCGTGTCACGGACGTGACGGCGAAGGAAAAATTGGTCCGAACTTGACCGATGAAATGTTCAAGAACGTGAACAAGATCGAAGATATCGCCAAGGTCATCAACGAAGGCGCTGGTGGCGGTGCGATGCCGAAATGGTCGAACCGTTTGCACCCCAACGAAGTCGTGTTGGTATCGGCATACGTGGCCAGTTTGCGTGGCAAGGATTTGGCAGGACGCATTCCTGAGGGTAAGAAAATTGCTGAGTGGCCTGCGGCTCCACCAGAAGAAGATGAAGAGGAAAAAGAAGAATAA
- the ccoN gene encoding cytochrome-c oxidase, cbb3-type subunit I produces MANVIDSDSHDASSSHPPSSSSASDVQLEHFSYDDKIVRMFVTATIVWGLVATLVGLIVAIILVVPWLTNGAPWFAFGRLRPLHTNAAIFAFAGNGIFAAIYYSTQRLCKTRMWSDVLSRLHFWGWQAVIVSAAITLPLGITQSREYAELEWPIDILIAVVWLFIFGGNFLMTLIHRRERHMYVALWFYIATIVTVAVLHVFNNLVVPAGLFKGYSVYAGVQDAFMQWWYGHNAVAFFLTTPFLGLMYYFLPKAAERPVFSYRLSIIHFWSLVFIYIWAGPHHLHYTSLPEWASTLGMLFSLMLWMPSWGGMINGLLTLRGAWHKVAADPVLKFFVVGITFYGMSTFEGPMLSIKAINALSHYTDWTIAHVHSGALGWNGFMIFGMVYWLLPRLYQTKIWSPKLVSLHFWTGTLGILLYIIPIYAAGLMQGLMWRAMDETGHLAYPDFIETIQSVVPLWWLRIVGGLLYFSGVVMLCLNTLMTWLGRPATYEVPVYSAPRLSKDYAGDHAVPTESPLKDVPMLELGKKVDRFGRMDWHRRWERLPVKFTVLTTLAVVIATLFELVPTFLIRSNVPTIATVKPYTPLELAGRHIYVSEGCYNCHSQQIRPMVSETKRYGEYSKPGEFIYDRPFQWGSRRIGPDLAREGGKQSSFWHWTHFENPELVSPGSVMPSYVHLLTEDLKFNAIEPHVRAAAFLGAPYSDEDLNNTEAVARRQAEAIAAEVVQQGGPAAMQDKQAMAVIAYLQRVGTDLFRTEEPPAGATPAIETPEAEPATAAPSGEDTESAANPSNEVQDQVAAQ; encoded by the coding sequence ATGGCCAACGTTATTGATTCGGACTCGCATGACGCGTCCTCTAGTCATCCTCCATCTTCTTCTTCCGCTTCCGACGTCCAACTGGAACATTTCAGCTACGACGACAAAATTGTCCGCATGTTCGTCACCGCGACGATTGTGTGGGGATTGGTCGCAACGCTGGTAGGATTGATTGTTGCAATCATTTTGGTAGTGCCGTGGCTCACCAACGGGGCGCCTTGGTTTGCCTTTGGTCGACTGCGTCCGCTGCACACCAACGCTGCGATTTTCGCATTTGCCGGTAACGGCATCTTTGCCGCGATCTACTACAGCACCCAACGATTGTGCAAAACGCGGATGTGGAGCGACGTGCTCAGCCGGTTGCACTTTTGGGGTTGGCAGGCGGTCATCGTTTCGGCCGCCATCACCTTGCCGCTTGGAATCACTCAAAGTCGCGAGTACGCGGAACTTGAGTGGCCGATCGATATTCTGATCGCCGTGGTTTGGTTGTTCATCTTCGGCGGCAACTTCCTGATGACGTTGATCCATCGTCGCGAACGACACATGTACGTCGCGCTGTGGTTCTATATCGCCACGATCGTGACGGTCGCGGTGTTGCACGTTTTCAACAACTTGGTTGTACCGGCCGGTTTGTTCAAAGGTTACAGCGTTTACGCAGGCGTCCAGGACGCTTTTATGCAGTGGTGGTACGGTCACAACGCGGTCGCGTTCTTCTTGACAACGCCGTTTCTGGGGCTGATGTATTACTTCCTGCCCAAGGCGGCCGAGCGACCGGTGTTCAGTTACCGGCTTAGCATCATTCACTTTTGGTCTTTGGTGTTCATTTACATTTGGGCCGGCCCGCACCACTTGCACTACACCTCGCTGCCAGAATGGGCCAGCACGCTGGGCATGTTGTTCAGTTTGATGCTGTGGATGCCGTCATGGGGCGGGATGATCAACGGTCTGCTGACGCTTCGTGGCGCCTGGCACAAGGTCGCCGCTGACCCGGTGCTGAAGTTCTTCGTCGTTGGGATCACGTTCTACGGCATGAGTACGTTCGAAGGACCGATGTTGTCGATCAAAGCGATCAACGCGCTGAGCCACTACACCGACTGGACGATCGCACACGTTCACTCCGGTGCACTGGGTTGGAACGGATTTATGATCTTTGGCATGGTCTATTGGCTGCTGCCCCGTTTGTATCAAACAAAAATCTGGAGCCCCAAGCTAGTCAGTCTGCACTTCTGGACTGGCACGTTGGGCATTCTGCTTTACATCATCCCGATCTACGCTGCCGGCCTGATGCAAGGTTTGATGTGGCGTGCGATGGACGAAACCGGTCACTTGGCCTATCCCGACTTCATCGAAACGATCCAGTCGGTTGTGCCTTTGTGGTGGTTGCGAATCGTTGGCGGACTGTTGTACTTCAGCGGTGTGGTCATGCTTTGTCTGAACACTTTGATGACATGGCTCGGGCGTCCGGCTACGTACGAGGTTCCCGTCTATTCGGCACCTCGATTGTCCAAGGACTACGCTGGCGACCATGCTGTCCCCACCGAATCACCGCTTAAAGATGTTCCAATGTTGGAGCTTGGCAAGAAGGTCGATCGTTTTGGACGCATGGATTGGCACCGCCGATGGGAACGCTTGCCCGTTAAGTTCACAGTGCTAACAACCCTTGCGGTGGTTATCGCGACGCTGTTTGAATTGGTGCCGACGTTCTTGATTCGTTCGAACGTGCCGACCATTGCAACAGTCAAGCCATACACGCCGCTAGAACTCGCCGGGCGTCACATTTATGTGTCCGAAGGTTGTTACAACTGTCACTCGCAACAAATTCGGCCGATGGTTTCTGAAACCAAACGGTACGGCGAGTACAGCAAACCAGGTGAATTCATTTACGACCGTCCGTTCCAATGGGGCAGTCGTCGGATCGGGCCTGACTTGGCTCGCGAAGGCGGCAAGCAAAGTAGTTTTTGGCACTGGACTCACTTCGAGAATCCCGAATTGGTTTCGCCCGGTTCGGTCATGCCCAGCTATGTGCATTTATTGACCGAAGACTTGAAGTTCAATGCGATCGAGCCACACGTTCGCGCGGCTGCGTTCTTGGGGGCTCCGTATAGTGACGAGGACCTCAATAACACCGAAGCAGTTGCCCGTCGTCAAGCCGAAGCAATTGCAGCCGAAGTGGTCCAGCAAGGTGGTCCCGCGGCGATGCAGGACAAACAAGCGATGGCAGTGATCGCATACTTGCAGAGAGTCGGTACGGACTTGTTCCGAACCGAAGAACCGCCTGCGGGGGCGACGCCAGCGATTGAAACTCCCGAAGCCGAGCCAGCGACCGCGGCTCCGTCGGGTGAAGATACTGAGTCGGCAGCCAACCCGTCAAACGAGGTGCAGGATCAGGTTGCCGCCCAGTAA
- a CDS encoding beta/alpha barrel domain-containing protein: protein MTIDLTTRYGSLTLASPIIVGACPLTSQDQTRVAIESAGAGAIVLPSLFEEQIVHWNQTRGIELSERELQLSQRSERMQDYSTCKDADTYLAIVNRASAQLNIPVIASLNGESDGNWLDFAGEVEEAGAAAIELAVHHSDGLIDAGPREIEESLVRLVVSINNAISIPLFLKLEREYTSVAHLARHLVSGCQGLVLYGRKPNVEICLDSLTVRHSWGLTEPGSIVGSLGSIMRVHASCPAMSLAACGGIGTVEDVIRALLAGADAVMVTSELYRNGPDVIRSLVDGLVEYMDHNGIQSIHELQTKRPLEFSSEDERVAYTKALSSRVAFPGSGDLDLHGDRFGHLDTGTSSE from the coding sequence ATGACCATTGATTTGACGACCCGCTACGGAAGCTTAACGTTGGCTTCGCCCATCATCGTCGGTGCGTGTCCGCTGACCTCACAAGATCAGACTCGGGTGGCGATCGAGTCGGCTGGGGCTGGCGCGATCGTGCTTCCGTCGTTGTTCGAAGAGCAGATCGTTCACTGGAATCAAACTCGAGGAATCGAACTCAGCGAACGGGAACTGCAGCTTAGCCAGCGGAGCGAACGGATGCAGGACTACTCGACCTGCAAAGATGCTGACACGTACCTGGCGATCGTCAATCGCGCCAGCGCACAATTGAACATTCCCGTCATCGCCAGCCTCAATGGCGAAAGTGACGGCAATTGGTTGGACTTTGCAGGCGAAGTCGAAGAAGCAGGCGCGGCGGCGATCGAACTGGCTGTTCATCATTCCGACGGGTTGATTGACGCAGGACCCCGCGAGATCGAAGAGTCGCTGGTCCGGTTGGTCGTGTCGATCAATAACGCGATCTCAATTCCGCTTTTTCTGAAGCTCGAACGCGAATACACCAGCGTCGCTCACCTTGCTCGTCACTTGGTTTCAGGGTGCCAAGGATTGGTGCTGTATGGTCGCAAGCCGAATGTCGAAATCTGCTTGGATTCGCTGACCGTCCGTCACTCCTGGGGGCTGACCGAACCGGGCAGCATCGTCGGCTCACTCGGCTCGATCATGCGAGTTCATGCGTCATGTCCTGCGATGTCATTAGCTGCATGCGGCGGGATTGGCACCGTCGAAGACGTGATTCGTGCTCTGTTGGCCGGTGCTGACGCCGTTATGGTGACGTCGGAACTCTACCGCAACGGGCCCGATGTGATTCGCAGCTTGGTTGACGGTTTGGTCGAATACATGGATCACAACGGTATCCAGTCGATCCATGAACTGCAGACCAAACGTCCGCTCGAATTTAGTTCCGAAGACGAACGAGTGGCGTATACCAAGGCCTTGTCGTCGCGAGTCGCTTTCCCGGGCAGCGGTGACCTTGACCTACACGGTGATCGCTTCGGTCATCTCGATACTGGCACATCGTCAGAGTGA
- a CDS encoding universal stress protein, producing the protein MKVLLATDGSTNAVVAAKFLSQLAGKEKFDVTVFSVSFAPGYPHSSGVEPWYPEWSKRETERVAAFQEPIRAMLADVCETVSIGMSLGDPVPGILDEAERIGADLIVVGAKGHTTLHRLLLGSTSDSVATHATCSVLVVRANAKEDAPVMGVPPKLLIAYDGSDGSREAVSEQLSLNWDSKTEVSLISVAAQPYAYFDESFSAITAQLEIEVAEKIRLEGERMSGEIAQTLPNVSLQVPRVHHIGDAIATAAETNHDDLVVVGDAGHSLIGEMLLGSTTKYVLRHAPCSVWISRHHRRDE; encoded by the coding sequence ATGAAAGTCTTATTGGCAACCGATGGGTCGACCAATGCAGTGGTGGCGGCAAAGTTCTTGAGCCAACTGGCAGGCAAAGAGAAGTTTGATGTGACTGTTTTTTCCGTTTCTTTTGCACCCGGCTATCCGCACAGTAGCGGCGTCGAGCCGTGGTATCCCGAGTGGTCGAAACGCGAGACCGAACGCGTTGCGGCGTTTCAAGAACCCATTCGAGCGATGCTGGCCGACGTCTGCGAAACCGTTTCGATCGGCATGTCGTTGGGTGACCCGGTGCCTGGGATTTTGGACGAGGCCGAGCGGATTGGGGCTGATTTGATCGTGGTCGGCGCCAAAGGACATACGACGCTGCACCGGTTGCTGTTGGGCAGCACGTCGGACAGCGTCGCCACGCACGCAACTTGCTCGGTATTGGTCGTTCGTGCCAATGCCAAAGAAGATGCGCCGGTGATGGGCGTCCCGCCCAAGTTGTTGATTGCGTATGACGGATCGGATGGTTCACGAGAAGCGGTTTCCGAACAACTGTCGCTCAACTGGGATTCCAAAACGGAAGTTTCGTTGATCAGTGTGGCGGCGCAGCCTTATGCCTATTTTGACGAGTCGTTTTCGGCGATCACGGCTCAGCTTGAAATCGAGGTGGCTGAAAAAATTCGTCTAGAAGGTGAGCGAATGTCTGGCGAGATTGCCCAGACGCTGCCTAACGTCTCGTTGCAGGTGCCGCGTGTACACCACATTGGCGACGCGATCGCAACGGCCGCCGAAACCAATCACGATGACTTGGTCGTGGTCGGCGATGCGGGACACAGCCTAATTGGCGAAATGTTGCTGGGCAGCACCACGAAGTACGTTCTTCGGCACGCACCCTGCAGCGTTTGGATATCGCGGCATCATCGCCGCGATGAGTGA